From a single Saimiri boliviensis isolate mSaiBol1 chromosome 7, mSaiBol1.pri, whole genome shotgun sequence genomic region:
- the GOLT1B gene encoding vesicle transport protein GOT1B, which yields MISLTDTQKIGMGLTGFGVFFLFFGMILFFDKALLAIGNVLFVAGLAFVIGLERTFRFFFQKHKMKATGFFLGGVFVVLIGWPLIGMIFEIYGFFLLFRGFFPVVVGFIRRVPVLGSLLNLPGIRSFVDKVGESNNMV from the exons ATGATCTCCTTAACGGACACGCAGA AAATTGGAATGGGATTAACAGGATTTGGAGTGTTTTTCCTGTTCTTTGGAATGATTCTCTTTTTTGACAAAGCACTACTGGCTATTGGAAat gtTTTATTTGTGGCCGGCTTGGCTTTTGTAATTGGTTTAGAAAGAACATTTAGATTCTTcttccaaaaacataaaatgaaagctACAGGATTTTTTCTGGGTGGAGTATTTGTAGTCCTTATTGGTTGGCCTTTGATAGGCATGATCTTCGAAATCTATGGATTTTTTCTCTTGTTCAG ggGCTTCTTTCCTGTTGTTGTTGGCTTTATTAGAAGAGTGCCAGTCCTTGGATCCCTCCTAAATTTACCTGGAATTAGATCA TTTGTAGATAAAGTTGGAGAAAGCAACAATATGGTATAA
- the SPX gene encoding spexin — translation LVDHIIQGLRSLAATTLALFLVFFFLGNSSGAPQRLLERRNWTPQAMLYLKGAQGRRFISDQSRRKDLSDRPLPERRSPNPRLLTIPEAAAILLVTEDEEKNFDQTSFLEDSLLNW, via the exons CTGGTTGATCATATCATACAGGGACTCAGAAGTCTAGCAGCAACAACCTTGGCTCTTTTCCTGGTGTTTTTTTTCCTGGGAAACTCCAGTGGTGCTCCGCAG AGACTGTTGGAGAGAAGGAACTGGACTCCTCAAGCTATGCTGTATCTGAAAGGGGCAC AGGGTCGGCGCTTCATCTCCGACCAGAGCCGGAGGAAGGACCTCTCCGACCGGCCACTGCCGG AAAGACGAAGCCCAAATCCCCGACTACTAACTATTCCGGAGGCAGCAGCCATCTTACTGGTGACAGAAG atgaagaaaaaaactttgATCAAACCAGCTTCCTGGAAGATAGTCTGCTAAACTGGTGA